A genome region from Conger conger chromosome 16, fConCon1.1, whole genome shotgun sequence includes the following:
- the LOC133115003 gene encoding uncharacterized protein LOC133115003 isoform X1: protein MAGTLQYKWTDKETARLIRLRFENNHLFTGKKYTTKKAWEEILQKMGLQGHVSRIQATRKWETLKRKYKELLFSATGTGPVGGEATAATWPWFTAMHEAFGGEPIDLPVQMDSCAAEKPTHVADEALDASCSSPHGSVAAACSQACVVEVENEDDDTEPFFHPWTQLETSTLIRLRSESDHLFTGRKHTAKKAWELILQQMGLQAQVSPAQVSKKWDNMKRKYKILRSSATGTGTDSGEPTASTWRWFNAMHAAVGGGQYIYPPVLMDSCVAENPARVGDEALDESGSSPDSLEATYSMVCVEVEGEEVGDDEDYEEAHPYSSSLRQEDCEPCTSACPPSPKRRRTCQGDILQFLKEEATKEEERFRAALESTNRFLDLFERLVNKL, encoded by the exons ATGGCAGGAACTCTCCAATATAAAT GGACAGACAAGGAAACTGCCAGGCTCATTCGACTGAGGTTTGAAAACAATCACCTCTTCACGGGGAAGAAGTATACAACCAAAAAAGCTTGGGA GGAAATTCTTCAGAAGATGGGCCTGCAGGGCCATGTCAGCCGCATACAAGCCACAAGGAAGTGGGAAACTCTGAAGCGGAAATATAAG GAACTCCTATTCTCTGCTACAGGCACAGGGCCAGTCGGGGGAGAGGCCACAGCAGCCACATGGCCGTGGTTTACTGCAATGCACGAGGCCTTCGGGGGAGAACCTATCGATCTTCCTGTCCAGATGGACTCGTGTGCTGCAGAAAAGCCGACACATGTGGCTGATGAGGCCTTGGATGCTAGTTGCTCATCTCCTCATGGATCCGTGGCGGCCGCTTGTAGCCAGGCGTGTGTAGTGGAGGTGGAGAATGAGGACGACGACACAGAGCCTTTTTTTCACCCCT GGACACAACTGGAAACCAGTACACTCATTCGGCTGAGGTCTGAAAGTGATCACCTCTTCACAGGGAGGAAGCACACGGCCAAAAAAGCTTGGGA GCTAATTCTTCAGCAGATGGGTCTGCAGGCCCAGGTGAGCCCTGCACAAGTTTCAAAAAAGTGGGACAATATGAAGCGTAAATATAAG ATACTCCGAAGCTCTGCTACTGGGACGGGGACAGACAGCGGAGAGCCCACAGCATCCACTTGGCGATGGTTTAATGCAATGCATGCGGCTGTTGGTGGGGGGCAATACATCTACCCACCTGTGTTGATGGACTCGTGCGTTGCAGAAAACCCGGCACGTGTGGGGGATGAGGCCTTGGATGAGAGTGGCTCATCTCCTGATTCTTTGGAGGCCACTTATagcatggtgtgtgtggaggtggaaggggaggaggtgggggacgACGAAGACTACGAGGAGGCACACCCTTACTCAAGTAGCCTCAGGCAGGAGGACTGTGAGCCATGCACCTCTGCCTGTCCGCCATCCCCCAAAAGGAGAAGGACCTGTCAGGGAGACATTCTCCAGTTCCTGAAGGAGGAGGCCACCAAAGAGGAAGAGCGTTTCAGGGCCGCGCTGGAGAGCACAAATAGATTCCTGGACCTTTTCGAGAGATTGGTCAACAAACTGTAA
- the LOC133115003 gene encoding uncharacterized protein LOC133115003 isoform X2: MPFLTGTDKETARLIRLRFENNHLFTGKKYTTKKAWEEILQKMGLQGHVSRIQATRKWETLKRKYKELLFSATGTGPVGGEATAATWPWFTAMHEAFGGEPIDLPVQMDSCAAEKPTHVADEALDASCSSPHGSVAAACSQACVVEVENEDDDTEPFFHPWTQLETSTLIRLRSESDHLFTGRKHTAKKAWELILQQMGLQAQVSPAQVSKKWDNMKRKYKILRSSATGTGTDSGEPTASTWRWFNAMHAAVGGGQYIYPPVLMDSCVAENPARVGDEALDESGSSPDSLEATYSMVCVEVEGEEVGDDEDYEEAHPYSSSLRQEDCEPCTSACPPSPKRRRTCQGDILQFLKEEATKEEERFRAALESTNRFLDLFERLVNKL; encoded by the exons ATGCCATTTCTTACAGGGACAGACAAGGAAACTGCCAGGCTCATTCGACTGAGGTTTGAAAACAATCACCTCTTCACGGGGAAGAAGTATACAACCAAAAAAGCTTGGGA GGAAATTCTTCAGAAGATGGGCCTGCAGGGCCATGTCAGCCGCATACAAGCCACAAGGAAGTGGGAAACTCTGAAGCGGAAATATAAG GAACTCCTATTCTCTGCTACAGGCACAGGGCCAGTCGGGGGAGAGGCCACAGCAGCCACATGGCCGTGGTTTACTGCAATGCACGAGGCCTTCGGGGGAGAACCTATCGATCTTCCTGTCCAGATGGACTCGTGTGCTGCAGAAAAGCCGACACATGTGGCTGATGAGGCCTTGGATGCTAGTTGCTCATCTCCTCATGGATCCGTGGCGGCCGCTTGTAGCCAGGCGTGTGTAGTGGAGGTGGAGAATGAGGACGACGACACAGAGCCTTTTTTTCACCCCT GGACACAACTGGAAACCAGTACACTCATTCGGCTGAGGTCTGAAAGTGATCACCTCTTCACAGGGAGGAAGCACACGGCCAAAAAAGCTTGGGA GCTAATTCTTCAGCAGATGGGTCTGCAGGCCCAGGTGAGCCCTGCACAAGTTTCAAAAAAGTGGGACAATATGAAGCGTAAATATAAG ATACTCCGAAGCTCTGCTACTGGGACGGGGACAGACAGCGGAGAGCCCACAGCATCCACTTGGCGATGGTTTAATGCAATGCATGCGGCTGTTGGTGGGGGGCAATACATCTACCCACCTGTGTTGATGGACTCGTGCGTTGCAGAAAACCCGGCACGTGTGGGGGATGAGGCCTTGGATGAGAGTGGCTCATCTCCTGATTCTTTGGAGGCCACTTATagcatggtgtgtgtggaggtggaaggggaggaggtgggggacgACGAAGACTACGAGGAGGCACACCCTTACTCAAGTAGCCTCAGGCAGGAGGACTGTGAGCCATGCACCTCTGCCTGTCCGCCATCCCCCAAAAGGAGAAGGACCTGTCAGGGAGACATTCTCCAGTTCCTGAAGGAGGAGGCCACCAAAGAGGAAGAGCGTTTCAGGGCCGCGCTGGAGAGCACAAATAGATTCCTGGACCTTTTCGAGAGATTGGTCAACAAACTGTAA